One genomic window of Acidimicrobiia bacterium includes the following:
- a CDS encoding carboxymethylenebutenolidase, which translates to MAEIVFSETVSYEIDGRTGSGYLALPDGRGPGVVLIQEWWGLVPHIKDVAQRLAREGFVTLAPDLYGGKTTTEPSEASKLMMALQIQSASRDMETAYDYLRSHESVDPPKIGSIGFCMGGALSLYLATLRPLDACVVYYGIPYRGEPDYSQIVCPVLGHFAEFDQWASEDAALALKSKLDALGKRVEFYFYPRTRHAFFNDSNEDSYDPEAAQLSWQRTLEFLRKNLL; encoded by the coding sequence ATGGCTGAAATAGTCTTCAGCGAAACCGTCTCGTATGAGATAGACGGTAGGACCGGAAGCGGGTATTTGGCGCTTCCGGATGGAAGGGGCCCAGGAGTGGTATTAATCCAGGAGTGGTGGGGTCTCGTTCCGCATATCAAAGATGTCGCGCAAAGGTTGGCTCGAGAAGGATTCGTAACTCTTGCCCCGGATCTATACGGTGGCAAGACAACCACAGAGCCGAGCGAGGCTTCTAAGCTAATGATGGCTTTGCAGATTCAATCGGCTTCCCGGGACATGGAAACCGCTTACGACTATCTACGGAGTCATGAATCCGTCGATCCCCCGAAGATTGGATCGATCGGCTTTTGCATGGGAGGAGCTCTTTCCTTGTATTTAGCGACCCTGCGGCCACTAGACGCGTGCGTCGTCTACTACGGCATCCCCTACCGGGGAGAACCCGATTACTCGCAGATCGTCTGCCCTGTTTTAGGTCACTTCGCCGAATTCGACCAGTGGGCCTCCGAGGATGCAGCGCTAGCACTAAAGTCGAAATTGGACGCTCTAGGAAAGCGAGTGGAGTTTTACTTCTACCCCCGAACCCGCCATGCTTTCTTCAACGATAGCAATGAAGACTCTTACGACCCTGAGGCTGCTCAACTGTCATGGCAGCGGACTCTGGAGTTCTTGCGTAAAAATCTCCTCTAG